A region of Thermobifida halotolerans DNA encodes the following proteins:
- a CDS encoding class I SAM-dependent methyltransferase, translating into MTNRQLAGFHALLTPVGRRLLEDVSPGESAADPLKAAERLRRHPALSGMRRDAATDLVNMVLTQTRLRMRAEEKFGPLADRLFFTPDGLEQATRAPVAAHRARRFAELAAPDAAPVADLCCGIGADLLALAGAGLAVEGVDLDPLTAAVAEANIGAAGLSERARVRLGDATEIRAAEYSAVFCDPARRGRRGRVFDPRAYSPSWDTVVELARRAPAGCVKAAPGLPHESIPDGVAAEWVSVDWEVKETALWFGAFTGTGTPSRRATLLRTRTGSGEVETTTLTGRGLGAPPVSEPLRYLYEPDGAVVRSHLVAEAAAAVDGALLDPAIAYITSDSLVRTPLCRVYEVREVMPFSLKRLRAALRERGVGTVTVKKRGSAVDVQRLRRDLRLAGPESAVVVLTRIGSRPYCLLCAEVGSEEAG; encoded by the coding sequence GTGACGAACAGGCAGCTCGCAGGGTTTCACGCGCTTCTGACACCGGTGGGGCGCCGCCTGCTCGAAGACGTCTCCCCGGGCGAGTCCGCGGCCGACCCGCTGAAGGCCGCGGAGCGGCTGCGCCGGCATCCGGCGCTGTCGGGCATGCGCCGCGACGCGGCCACCGACCTGGTCAACATGGTCCTGACCCAGACGCGGCTGCGCATGCGGGCCGAGGAGAAGTTCGGACCGCTCGCCGACCGCCTCTTCTTCACCCCCGACGGCCTGGAGCAGGCCACCCGTGCGCCGGTCGCGGCCCACCGGGCGCGCCGCTTCGCCGAACTGGCCGCCCCGGACGCCGCGCCGGTGGCCGACCTGTGCTGCGGGATCGGCGCCGACCTGCTCGCGCTGGCCGGTGCGGGGCTCGCGGTGGAGGGCGTGGACCTGGACCCGCTCACCGCCGCCGTCGCCGAGGCCAACATCGGGGCGGCGGGGCTGTCGGAGCGGGCCCGGGTACGGCTCGGCGACGCCACCGAGATCCGCGCGGCGGAGTACTCGGCGGTGTTCTGCGACCCCGCCCGGCGCGGACGGCGCGGACGGGTCTTCGATCCGCGCGCCTACTCCCCCTCCTGGGACACGGTCGTGGAACTGGCCCGGCGCGCTCCCGCCGGATGCGTCAAGGCCGCACCGGGCCTGCCCCACGAGTCGATCCCCGACGGCGTGGCGGCCGAGTGGGTCTCGGTGGACTGGGAGGTCAAGGAGACCGCGCTGTGGTTCGGGGCGTTCACCGGGACCGGAACGCCGTCCCGGCGGGCCACGCTCCTGCGGACCCGCACCGGTTCCGGCGAGGTGGAGACCACCACGCTGACCGGTCGCGGCCTCGGCGCGCCCCCGGTGTCCGAACCGCTGCGCTACCTGTACGAGCCCGACGGCGCGGTGGTCCGCTCGCACCTGGTGGCCGAGGCCGCGGCGGCCGTGGACGGCGCGCTCCTCGACCCCGCGATCGCCTACATCACCTCCGACTCCCTGGTGCGCACCCCGCTGTGCCGGGTCTACGAGGTGCGCGAGGTCATGCCCTTCTCCCTGAAGCGCCTCCGGGCCGCGCTGCGGGAGCGGGGCGTGGGGACGGTGACGGTCAAGAAGCGCGGTTCGGCGGTCGACGTGCAGCGGCTCCGCCGCGACCTGAGGCTGGCCGGTCCGGAGTCGGCGGTGGTCGTGCTCACCCGCATCGGCTCCCGGCCCTACTGCCTGCTGTGCGCCGAGGTCGGCTCCGAGGAGGCGGGGTGA
- the tsaB gene encoding tRNA (adenosine(37)-N6)-threonylcarbamoyltransferase complex dimerization subunit type 1 TsaB, with protein MLLLAFDTATPAVTTALCEPGTDGVRVRAARSSVDARRHGELLAPQIRSVVAAADTALTDVTHVAVGIGPGPYTGLRVGLATAHALAEALGVPCVGVATLDALAWASGRTGPFVAATDARRKEVFWARYADSATRVGDIAVDRPAAVDPGGAPVIGHGARLYADVFGQDPEAVEPLYPSAAALGELAVRALLDGVELPEPRPLYLRRPDAREPGAPKRVRQPTAAELERTR; from the coding sequence GTGCTGCTTCTGGCTTTTGACACCGCCACCCCCGCCGTCACCACGGCACTGTGCGAACCCGGGACCGACGGTGTGCGGGTGCGCGCTGCCCGCTCCTCCGTCGACGCCCGCCGCCACGGCGAACTGCTCGCCCCCCAGATCCGCTCCGTCGTGGCCGCGGCCGACACCGCGCTGACCGACGTCACCCACGTTGCCGTGGGCATCGGCCCGGGACCCTACACGGGGCTGCGCGTGGGCCTGGCCACCGCGCACGCCCTCGCCGAGGCGCTGGGCGTGCCGTGCGTGGGCGTGGCCACCCTGGACGCCCTCGCGTGGGCGTCGGGACGCACCGGACCGTTCGTCGCCGCCACCGACGCCCGCCGCAAAGAGGTGTTCTGGGCGCGCTACGCCGACTCCGCCACCCGGGTCGGTGACATCGCCGTGGACCGGCCCGCCGCCGTCGACCCCGGGGGAGCGCCGGTGATCGGCCACGGGGCGCGGTTGTACGCCGACGTCTTCGGACAGGACCCGGAGGCGGTCGAACCGCTGTACCCGTCGGCCGCCGCGCTCGGTGAACTCGCCGTACGCGCGCTGCTCGACGGCGTCGAACTGCCCGAGCCGCGCCCGCTGTACCTGCGCCGCCCCGACGCCCGGGAGCCGGGCGCGCCCAAGAGGGTGCGCCAGCCCACGGCGGCCGAACTGGAGCGGACCCGATGA
- the groL gene encoding chaperonin GroEL (60 kDa chaperone family; promotes refolding of misfolded polypeptides especially under stressful conditions; forms two stacked rings of heptamers to form a barrel-shaped 14mer; ends can be capped by GroES; misfolded proteins enter the barrel where they are refolded when GroES binds), producing the protein MPKILEFKDDARRSLERGVDHLANAVKVTLGPKGRNVVIDKKFGAPTITNDGVTVAREVELDDPYENLGAQLVKEVATKTNDAAGDGTTTATVLAQALVREGLRSVAAGASPTLLKKGIDAAARAVADTLVSQAREIGERADIAYVATNSAQDRQIGELIAEAFDKVGKDGVITVEESQTFGMDLEFTEGLQFDKGYISPYFVTDGDRQEAVLEDALVLIHQGKISNLNELLPLLEKVLQAKKPLLIIAEDIEGDALGALVLNKIRGTLSVAAVKAPGFGERRKAMLQDIAVLTGGQVIAEEVGLSLETAELDVLGSARRITVTKDATTIVDGGGEQTEVNDRITQIRKEIEVSDSDWDREKLQERLAKLAGGVCVLRVGAATEVELKEKKHRLEDAISATRAAVEEGIIAGGGSSLVHAAKSLDGDLGLTGDEATGVGIVRRALVEPARWIAVNAGAEGYVVTAKIAEMAPGQGYNASTGEYGDLAAQGIIDPVKVTRSAVQNAASIAGMLLTTEALVVDKPEEEEAAAGGHGHGHGH; encoded by the coding sequence ATGCCCAAGATCCTGGAATTCAAGGACGACGCGCGGCGCTCCCTGGAGCGCGGTGTGGACCACCTGGCCAACGCGGTCAAGGTGACGCTCGGCCCCAAGGGCCGCAACGTGGTCATCGACAAGAAGTTCGGGGCCCCGACCATCACCAACGACGGTGTCACCGTCGCGCGTGAGGTCGAACTGGACGACCCCTACGAGAACCTGGGCGCCCAGCTCGTCAAGGAGGTCGCCACCAAGACCAACGACGCCGCGGGCGACGGCACCACCACCGCCACCGTGCTCGCCCAGGCGCTGGTCCGCGAGGGCCTGCGCAGCGTCGCCGCGGGTGCCTCCCCCACCCTGCTGAAGAAGGGGATCGACGCCGCCGCGCGCGCCGTCGCCGACACCCTGGTCTCCCAGGCCCGCGAGATCGGCGAGCGCGCCGACATCGCCTACGTGGCCACCAACTCCGCCCAGGACCGGCAGATCGGCGAGCTCATCGCCGAGGCGTTCGACAAGGTCGGCAAGGACGGCGTCATCACCGTCGAGGAGTCGCAGACCTTCGGCATGGACCTGGAGTTCACCGAGGGCCTGCAGTTCGACAAGGGCTACATCTCGCCCTACTTCGTCACCGACGGGGACCGCCAGGAGGCGGTGCTGGAGGACGCCCTGGTCCTGATCCACCAGGGCAAGATCAGCAACCTCAACGAACTGCTGCCGCTGCTGGAGAAGGTCCTCCAGGCCAAGAAGCCGCTGCTCATCATCGCCGAGGACATCGAGGGCGACGCGCTGGGCGCGCTCGTGCTCAACAAGATCCGCGGCACGCTCAGCGTCGCCGCGGTCAAGGCGCCCGGCTTCGGCGAGCGCCGCAAGGCCATGCTCCAGGACATCGCGGTCCTCACCGGCGGCCAGGTCATCGCCGAGGAGGTCGGCCTCAGCCTGGAGACCGCCGAGCTCGACGTGCTCGGCAGCGCCCGCCGCATCACCGTCACCAAGGACGCCACCACCATCGTGGACGGCGGCGGCGAGCAGACCGAGGTCAACGACCGCATCACCCAGATCCGCAAGGAGATCGAGGTCAGCGACTCCGACTGGGACCGCGAGAAGCTCCAGGAGCGCCTGGCCAAGCTCGCGGGCGGTGTCTGCGTGCTGCGCGTGGGCGCGGCCACCGAGGTCGAGCTCAAGGAGAAGAAGCACCGCCTCGAGGACGCCATCTCCGCGACCCGCGCGGCCGTGGAGGAGGGCATCATCGCCGGCGGCGGCTCCTCCCTGGTGCACGCCGCCAAGTCCCTGGACGGCGACCTCGGCCTGACCGGTGACGAGGCCACCGGCGTCGGGATCGTGCGCCGCGCCCTGGTGGAGCCCGCGCGCTGGATCGCGGTCAACGCCGGCGCCGAGGGCTACGTCGTCACCGCCAAGATCGCCGAGATGGCGCCCGGCCAGGGCTACAACGCGTCGACCGGCGAGTACGGCGACCTGGCCGCGCAGGGCATCATCGACCCGGTCAAGGTCACCCGGTCGGCCGTGCAGAACGCCGCGTCCATCGCCGGAATGCTGCTGACCACCGAGGCGCTGGTCGTCGACAAGCCCGAGGAGGAGGAAGCCGCCGCGGGCGGTCACGGTCACGGCCACGGCCACTGA
- the alr gene encoding alanine racemase, translating to MPPFAEARVDLDAISGNIALLAERAEGALVMGVVKADGYGHGMVPAARAALAGGATWLGTAFIAEALRLRAAGIDAPVLAWLVPPGEPLTEAIEAGIDIGVGSSWVVDEVVDAARRSGRVARVQLKADTGLNRGGIGPADWPDAVAALARAEAEGVATVTGVFSHFACADEPEHPATTAQLEAFHEALAVADKAGLRPEIRHIANSAAVLTRPDARFDLVRPGIASYGLSPIPDLAVPGLRPAMTLSAALVGRKRAVAGSGVSYGYRYVTDRETNLVLVPLGYGDGVPRAATNRGPVLVAGRRRTIAGTVCMDQFVVDIGEDTVRPGDRAILFGPGDDGEPTAQDWADVLDTISYEIVTRIGRRVPRTYTGAVR from the coding sequence ATGCCACCTTTCGCCGAAGCCAGGGTCGACCTGGACGCCATCAGCGGCAACATCGCCCTGCTCGCCGAGCGGGCCGAGGGCGCGCTGGTCATGGGCGTGGTCAAAGCCGACGGCTACGGGCACGGAATGGTCCCCGCCGCGCGGGCCGCGCTCGCCGGAGGAGCGACCTGGCTGGGCACCGCGTTCATCGCCGAGGCGCTGCGGCTGCGCGCCGCCGGGATCGACGCGCCCGTCCTGGCGTGGCTCGTCCCCCCGGGTGAACCGCTCACCGAGGCGATCGAAGCCGGAATCGACATCGGCGTCGGCTCCTCCTGGGTCGTCGACGAGGTCGTCGACGCGGCCCGGCGCAGCGGACGCGTCGCCCGCGTCCAGCTCAAGGCCGACACTGGACTGAACCGGGGCGGCATCGGCCCCGCCGACTGGCCGGACGCGGTCGCCGCCCTCGCGCGCGCCGAGGCCGAGGGGGTGGCCACCGTCACCGGGGTGTTCTCCCACTTCGCCTGCGCCGACGAGCCCGAACACCCCGCCACCACCGCGCAACTGGAGGCCTTCCACGAGGCGCTGGCCGTCGCCGACAAGGCCGGACTGCGCCCCGAGATCCGGCACATCGCCAACTCCGCGGCCGTCCTGACCCGGCCCGACGCCCGGTTCGACCTGGTGCGCCCCGGCATCGCCTCCTACGGGCTGTCGCCGATCCCCGACCTCGCCGTTCCGGGCCTGCGCCCCGCCATGACCCTGAGCGCCGCGCTCGTCGGCCGCAAGCGGGCCGTCGCCGGAAGCGGCGTCTCCTACGGGTACCGCTACGTCACCGACCGCGAGACCAACCTGGTGCTCGTCCCCCTCGGCTACGGCGACGGCGTGCCCCGCGCGGCCACCAACCGGGGCCCCGTGCTCGTGGCCGGTCGCCGCCGCACCATCGCGGGAACCGTGTGCATGGACCAGTTCGTCGTGGACATCGGCGAGGACACGGTCCGCCCCGGCGACCGCGCGATCCTGTTCGGCCCCGGAGACGACGGCGAACCCACCGCCCAGGACTGGGCCGACGTCCTGGACACCATCTCCTACGAGATCGTCACCCGCATCGGGCGGCGCGTGCCGCGCACCTACACCGGCGCGGTGCGCTGA
- a CDS encoding GuaB3 family IMP dehydrogenase-related protein: MAQVEIGLGKAGRRAYELDEIGIVPARRTRDPEEVSIAWQIDAYRFDTPLMVSPMDSVVSPKTAVAVGELGGLGVLDLEGLWTRYEDPEPLLAEIRELDDDTATRRLQEIYAEPIREELIGRRIEEVRRAGVVTAARLSPQRTAQYHKAVIDAGVDIFVIRGTTVSAEHVSGRAEPLNLKQFIYDLDVPVVVGGCATYTAALHLMRTGAAGVLVGFGGGSGHTTRSVLGVAVPMASAIGDVAAARRDYLDESGGRYVHVIADGGMTRSGDIAKALACGADAVMVGSPLARAAEAPGGGYHWGSEAHHHELPRGERVDVGTIGTLEAILHGPASTSDGSMNLMGALRRTMATAGYTELKEFQRVEVVVAPN, from the coding sequence TTGGCTCAGGTTGAGATCGGGCTGGGCAAGGCCGGACGGCGGGCGTACGAGCTCGACGAGATCGGGATCGTGCCCGCACGACGCACCCGAGACCCCGAAGAGGTCTCCATCGCGTGGCAGATCGACGCCTACCGGTTCGACACGCCGCTGATGGTGAGTCCCATGGACAGCGTGGTCTCGCCGAAGACCGCCGTGGCCGTCGGAGAGCTGGGCGGACTGGGGGTGCTCGATCTCGAGGGGCTGTGGACCCGCTACGAGGACCCCGAACCGCTGCTCGCCGAGATCCGGGAACTCGACGACGACACGGCCACCCGCAGGCTCCAGGAGATCTACGCCGAGCCGATCAGGGAGGAACTGATCGGCCGCCGCATCGAGGAGGTCCGCCGGGCCGGTGTGGTCACCGCCGCGCGCCTGTCCCCGCAGCGCACCGCCCAGTACCACAAGGCCGTGATCGACGCCGGTGTGGACATCTTCGTCATCCGCGGCACGACGGTCTCGGCCGAGCACGTCTCGGGCCGCGCCGAACCGCTCAACCTCAAGCAGTTCATCTACGACCTCGACGTCCCCGTGGTGGTCGGGGGCTGCGCCACCTACACCGCGGCCCTGCACCTGATGCGCACCGGCGCGGCGGGCGTACTCGTCGGCTTCGGCGGCGGCTCGGGACACACCACCCGCAGCGTGCTCGGGGTGGCGGTGCCCATGGCCAGCGCGATCGGCGACGTCGCGGCGGCCCGCCGCGACTACCTGGACGAGTCCGGCGGCCGGTACGTCCACGTCATCGCCGACGGCGGCATGACGCGCAGCGGCGACATCGCCAAGGCGCTGGCGTGCGGCGCGGACGCCGTCATGGTCGGCTCCCCGCTGGCGCGCGCGGCCGAGGCCCCCGGGGGCGGCTACCACTGGGGCAGCGAGGCGCACCACCACGAACTGCCCCGGGGCGAGCGCGTGGACGTCGGCACGATCGGCACCCTGGAGGCGATCCTGCACGGCCCGGCCTCCACCAGCGACGGGTCGATGAACCTCATGGGCGCACTGCGCCGCACCATGGCGACCGCCGGGTACACCGAACTGAAGGAGTTCCAGCGGGTCGAGGTCGTGGTGGCGCCGAACTGA
- the tsaD gene encoding tRNA (adenosine(37)-N6)-threonylcarbamoyltransferase complex transferase subunit TsaD — protein MTTVPPLVMGIESSCDETGVAFVRGCELLADEVASSVDQHARFGGVVPEVASRAHLEAMTPTVRRAAERAGVRLSDVDAIAVTAGPGLAGALLVGLSAAKAYALALDRPLYGVNHLVGHVAVDQLEHGPLPKPVVALLVSGGHTSLLLVRDLATDVHLLGETVDDAAGEAYDKVARLLDLPYPGGPPIDRAARDGDGRSIHFPRGKWGDGSYDFSFSGLKTAVARWVEDADRAGRALSVPDVAAAFQEAVADVLTRKAVDACREHGVDHLVISGGVAANSRLRALAEERCAAAGVEVRVPRPRLCTDNGAMIAALGAEVVAAGLPPSPLDLATDTSLPVSSVLAG, from the coding sequence ATGACCACTGTCCCTCCCCTGGTCATGGGGATCGAGAGTTCCTGTGACGAGACCGGGGTCGCCTTCGTGCGCGGCTGCGAACTGCTCGCCGACGAGGTGGCCTCCAGCGTCGACCAGCACGCCCGGTTCGGCGGGGTGGTGCCCGAGGTCGCCAGCCGCGCGCACCTGGAGGCGATGACGCCCACCGTGCGCCGGGCCGCCGAACGCGCCGGGGTGCGGCTGTCCGACGTGGACGCGATCGCGGTCACCGCGGGCCCCGGACTGGCCGGGGCGCTGCTCGTGGGCCTGTCGGCGGCCAAGGCCTACGCCCTGGCCCTGGACCGGCCGCTGTACGGGGTCAACCACCTGGTCGGCCACGTCGCCGTGGACCAGTTGGAGCACGGCCCGCTGCCCAAACCGGTGGTGGCCCTGCTGGTCTCCGGCGGGCACACGTCGCTGCTGCTGGTGCGGGACCTGGCCACCGACGTGCACCTGCTCGGCGAGACCGTGGACGACGCCGCGGGCGAGGCCTACGACAAGGTGGCGCGCCTGCTCGACCTGCCCTACCCGGGCGGGCCGCCGATCGACCGCGCGGCCCGCGACGGCGACGGCCGCTCGATCCACTTCCCGCGCGGCAAGTGGGGCGACGGCAGCTACGACTTCTCGTTCTCCGGGTTGAAGACGGCGGTGGCCCGCTGGGTGGAGGACGCCGACCGGGCGGGACGCGCGCTCAGCGTCCCCGACGTGGCCGCGGCCTTCCAGGAGGCGGTCGCCGACGTGCTGACCCGCAAGGCCGTGGACGCCTGCCGGGAGCACGGCGTGGACCACCTGGTGATCAGCGGCGGGGTGGCCGCCAACTCGCGGCTGCGCGCGCTGGCCGAGGAGCGCTGCGCGGCGGCGGGCGTCGAGGTGCGGGTGCCCCGGCCCCGGCTGTGCACCGACAACGGCGCGATGATCGCCGCCCTGGGCGCGGAGGTCGTGGCCGCCGGGCTGCCGCCGTCCCCGCTGGACCTGGCCACCGACACCTCGCTGCCGGTGAGCAGCGTGCTGGCGGGGTGA
- the guaB gene encoding IMP dehydrogenase, with protein sequence MSLNPTGGRGDFEKVLAPGLTYDDVLLVPAYSDLQPGEADTTTRLTRNITLRIPLVSAAMDTVTESRMAVAIARQGGAGVLHRNLSVEDQAAQVDLVKRSEAGMVTHPVTCAPDDTLADVERLSAHYRISGAPVVDSGGRLVGIVTNRDMRFEDDRTRPVRDVMTPMPLVTAPVGVSRDEAFALLRDNKIEKLPLVDEQGRLRGLITVKDFTKSEQFPEATKDSEGRLVVGAAVGVGSEAERRARALVEAGVDFLVVDTAHGHSAGVLEMIAKLKANTRVDVIGGNIATRAAAKALVDAGADAVKVGVGPGSICTTRVVAGVGAPQVTAVLEAAKAAGPAGVPVIADGGLQYSGDIAKAVVAGASAVMVGSLLAGVEESPGELVFVNGKQYKTYRGMGSLGAMRGRSYSKDRYSQADVATEDKLVPEGIEGRVPYRGPLSTVAHQLVGGLRQSMWYAGVRTLDELRERGQLMQITSAGLKESHPHDIQMTVEAPNYQARN encoded by the coding sequence ATGTCGCTCAACCCAACAGGGGGCCGGGGGGATTTCGAGAAGGTGCTCGCCCCCGGGCTCACCTACGACGATGTCCTGCTGGTGCCTGCCTACTCCGATCTTCAGCCCGGCGAGGCGGACACCACCACCCGACTCACCCGCAACATCACCCTGCGCATCCCGCTGGTCTCCGCGGCGATGGACACCGTGACCGAGTCGCGGATGGCCGTGGCCATCGCGCGCCAGGGCGGGGCCGGAGTCCTGCACCGCAACCTCTCCGTCGAGGACCAGGCCGCCCAGGTCGACCTGGTCAAGCGCTCCGAGGCCGGGATGGTCACCCACCCGGTGACCTGCGCTCCCGACGACACCCTCGCCGACGTCGAACGGCTCAGCGCGCACTACCGGATCTCCGGCGCCCCGGTCGTCGACTCCGGCGGGCGCCTCGTCGGCATCGTCACCAACCGGGACATGCGCTTCGAGGACGACCGCACCCGCCCGGTCCGCGACGTCATGACCCCGATGCCGCTGGTGACCGCACCGGTGGGCGTCTCCAGGGACGAGGCGTTCGCGCTGCTGCGCGACAACAAGATCGAGAAGCTTCCGCTGGTCGACGAGCAGGGACGGCTGCGCGGCCTGATCACGGTCAAGGACTTCACCAAGAGCGAGCAGTTCCCCGAGGCCACCAAGGACTCCGAGGGACGTCTCGTCGTGGGCGCCGCGGTCGGCGTCGGATCCGAGGCCGAACGGCGCGCCCGGGCCCTGGTGGAGGCCGGGGTGGACTTCCTCGTGGTGGACACCGCCCACGGCCACTCCGCCGGTGTGCTGGAGATGATCGCCAAGCTCAAGGCCAACACCCGGGTCGACGTCATCGGCGGCAACATCGCCACCCGCGCGGCGGCCAAGGCCCTCGTCGACGCCGGAGCCGACGCGGTCAAGGTGGGCGTGGGACCGGGATCCATCTGCACCACCCGGGTGGTCGCGGGCGTGGGCGCGCCGCAGGTCACCGCGGTCCTCGAAGCGGCCAAGGCGGCCGGTCCGGCGGGCGTGCCGGTCATCGCCGACGGGGGACTGCAGTACTCCGGCGACATCGCCAAGGCCGTCGTCGCGGGCGCCAGCGCGGTGATGGTCGGCAGCCTGCTGGCCGGTGTCGAGGAGAGCCCCGGAGAGCTCGTCTTCGTCAACGGAAAGCAGTACAAGACCTACCGGGGCATGGGGTCGCTCGGCGCGATGCGCGGCCGCTCCTACTCCAAGGACCGCTACTCCCAGGCCGACGTGGCCACCGAGGACAAGCTCGTTCCCGAGGGCATCGAGGGCCGCGTCCCCTACCGGGGGCCGCTGTCCACGGTGGCCCACCAGCTCGTCGGGGGACTGCGCCAGTCCATGTGGTACGCGGGCGTGCGCACCCTGGACGAGCTGCGCGAACGCGGCCAGTTGATGCAGATCACCTCGGCCGGTCTCAAGGAGAGCCACCCGCACGACATCCAGATGACGGTCGAGGCGCCGAACTACCAGGCGCGCAACTGA
- the groES gene encoding co-chaperone GroES — protein MSTATKTVLKPLEDRVVVQPLEAEQTTASGLVIPDTAKEKPQEGRVLAVGPGRWDDEGDKRIPLDVKEGDVVLYSKYGGTEVKYDGEEYLVLSARDLLAIVEK, from the coding sequence GTGTCGACCGCCACCAAGACCGTGCTCAAGCCGCTGGAGGACCGCGTCGTCGTCCAGCCTCTGGAGGCCGAGCAGACCACCGCGTCCGGCCTGGTCATCCCGGACACCGCCAAGGAGAAGCCGCAGGAGGGCAGGGTCCTGGCCGTGGGCCCGGGCCGCTGGGACGACGAGGGCGACAAGCGCATCCCGCTGGACGTCAAGGAGGGCGACGTCGTCCTCTACAGCAAGTACGGCGGCACCGAGGTCAAGTACGACGGTGAGGAGTACCTCGTCCTCTCCGCTCGCGACCTGCTCGCGATCGTCGAGAAGTAA
- the tsaE gene encoding tRNA (adenosine(37)-N6)-threonylcarbamoyltransferase complex ATPase subunit type 1 TsaE gives MTDTALTDTTTVTVATDTAMRALGSAVAAETRAGDLLILSGPLGAGKTTFTQGLGEGLGVRGPVTSPTFAIARTHPNLGGGPDLVHVDAYRLGGPDELDDLDLDLGMEEAVTVVEWGEGMAEWLSDDRLEIAIDRHADDTRTVRIRRVGARWSTALAALSADELE, from the coding sequence ATGACCGACACCGCCTTGACCGACACGACAACCGTCACCGTCGCCACCGACACCGCGATGCGCGCACTGGGCAGCGCGGTCGCGGCCGAGACGCGCGCCGGAGACCTGCTCATCCTCTCCGGGCCGCTGGGCGCGGGCAAGACCACCTTCACCCAGGGACTCGGTGAGGGGCTCGGGGTGCGCGGCCCCGTCACCTCGCCGACCTTCGCGATCGCCCGCACCCACCCCAACCTCGGCGGCGGCCCCGACCTGGTGCACGTCGACGCCTACCGGCTCGGCGGCCCCGACGAACTCGACGACCTCGACCTCGACCTGGGCATGGAGGAGGCGGTGACCGTCGTCGAGTGGGGCGAGGGGATGGCCGAGTGGCTCAGCGACGACCGCCTGGAGATCGCCATCGATCGGCACGCCGACGACACCCGGACGGTGCGGATCCGCCGCGTCGGAGCCCGCTGGAGCACAGCGCTGGCCGCCCTCTCCGCCGACGAACTCGAATAG
- a CDS encoding sigma-70 family RNA polymerase sigma factor, giving the protein MRDLRVAGGTLARRYAARPRADDAELNHLTSLAAQGDDGAVDSLIREVRPMVVRYCRARLSRVSGYAHYSDDVAQEVCIALLSALPRYRDMGRPFASFVFGIAAHKVADALRGCTRADVPTDSVPDCPDEAPGPEESAVRIVEAEQARELLSELPEQQRRLLSMRVIAGLSADETGHVLGMSPGAVRVAQHRALARLRRVATANRLR; this is encoded by the coding sequence GTGAGGGATCTACGCGTCGCGGGGGGCACGCTCGCGCGGAGGTACGCCGCCCGCCCGCGGGCGGACGACGCAGAGCTCAACCACCTGACCTCGCTGGCGGCCCAGGGGGACGACGGCGCGGTGGACTCGCTGATCCGCGAGGTCCGTCCCATGGTGGTGCGCTACTGCCGTGCCCGACTGTCCCGCGTCTCCGGTTACGCCCACTACTCCGACGATGTGGCCCAGGAGGTCTGCATCGCCCTGCTGTCCGCGCTCCCGCGCTACCGGGACATGGGGCGCCCGTTCGCGTCCTTCGTGTTCGGGATCGCGGCGCACAAGGTCGCCGACGCCCTGCGCGGCTGCACCCGCGCGGACGTGCCCACCGACTCGGTGCCCGACTGTCCCGACGAGGCCCCCGGACCCGAGGAGTCGGCCGTGCGCATCGTCGAGGCCGAACAGGCCAGGGAACTGCTCAGCGAACTCCCCGAGCAGCAGCGTCGGCTGCTGTCCATGCGGGTGATCGCGGGACTCTCCGCGGACGAGACCGGGCACGTCCTGGGGATGTCGCCCGGAGCCGTCCGGGTCGCCCAGCACCGCGCCCTGGCCCGGCTGCGGCGGGTCGCCACGGCCAACCGCCTGCGCTGA
- the rimI gene encoding ribosomal protein S18-alanine N-acetyltransferase, translating into MSTVLRPMTADDVAEVMALEHELFPDDAWTEGMLRDELAQPDRHYLVARDDGGRIVGYAGLRAVPPEGDVQTMAVAPDRWGRGIGRTLLSALLDEARRRGISAVFLEVRSDNPRAQDLYRRFGFTEIGVRPGYYVGADAVVMRRLEPVEEER; encoded by the coding sequence ATGAGTACCGTGTTGCGCCCGATGACCGCCGACGACGTCGCCGAGGTCATGGCGCTGGAACACGAACTGTTCCCCGACGACGCCTGGACCGAGGGGATGCTGCGCGACGAACTCGCCCAGCCCGACCGCCACTACCTGGTCGCCCGGGACGACGGGGGACGGATCGTCGGATACGCGGGGCTGCGCGCGGTGCCGCCCGAGGGCGATGTGCAGACCATGGCCGTGGCCCCCGACCGGTGGGGGCGCGGCATCGGCCGCACCCTGCTGTCCGCGCTGCTGGACGAGGCGCGCCGCCGCGGGATCAGCGCGGTGTTCCTGGAGGTGCGCTCGGACAACCCGCGCGCCCAGGACCTGTACCGCCGGTTCGGGTTCACCGAGATCGGGGTGCGCCCCGGTTACTACGTCGGCGCCGACGCCGTTGTCATGCGCCGCCTGGAGCCCGTTGAGGAAGAGCGATGA